In Chloroflexota bacterium, a single genomic region encodes these proteins:
- the rimI gene encoding ribosomal protein S18-alanine N-acetyltransferase, whose translation MGYTIRRMAVEDISQVSGIDREAFPTEWPPPSFKRELNNPLIRYLVVLDDSVTPSGSTEVTEHKTNGTWGRLLSRVRHLLATGHPPSNSSIPPDRKNIIGYAAIWLMVDEAHLTSIAVRKTNRRQGIGELLLISIIKLAVQMKAEVVTLETRVSNLEAQALYDKYGFNRVGLRRRYYTDNSEDAVIMTTDKITSPSYQTRFRKLERNYIERYGTAAMLTTPPLGQQTAWP comes from the coding sequence ATGGGTTACACTATACGCCGCATGGCGGTTGAGGATATCTCCCAGGTAAGTGGGATTGATCGGGAAGCCTTCCCTACCGAGTGGCCTCCCCCTTCTTTCAAGAGAGAGCTCAATAACCCCTTGATCCGCTACCTGGTTGTCCTGGATGACTCTGTCACCCCGTCCGGCAGCACTGAAGTCACTGAGCACAAGACCAACGGAACATGGGGACGCTTATTGTCCAGAGTGCGCCATCTTCTAGCCACAGGCCATCCCCCCAGCAACTCGAGCATCCCTCCAGACAGAAAGAACATCATTGGCTACGCCGCCATCTGGCTTATGGTGGATGAAGCTCACCTGACCTCCATCGCGGTGCGGAAAACGAACCGCCGGCAGGGCATCGGCGAGTTGCTGCTCATCTCCATTATAAAATTGGCGGTGCAAATGAAGGCCGAGGTAGTTACTCTAGAGACAAGGGTCTCCAATCTGGAAGCCCAGGCACTTTATGACAAGTATGGCTTTAACAGGGTGGGGCTACGCCGCCGCTATTACACGGACAATAGCGAAGATGCCGTCATCATGACCACTGATAAGATAACTTCTCCCTCGTATCAGACGAGGTTTCGAAAACTGGAACGGAACTATATCGAAAGATACGGGACAGCTGCAATGCTAACCACTCCCCCACTCGGCCAGCAGACAGCCTGGCCATAG
- a CDS encoding transketolase family protein encodes MKVREQSSTREVYGKTLVALGKENPDIVVLDADLSKSTMTQFFAREFPHRFFDCGIAEQNMIGIAAGLAASGKIAFASTFAVFATGRCYDQLRMSVAQPRHDVKVVATHGGISVGEDGLSHHSIEDLALACSLPGFTVVVPADAIETAQVIRVAAATRGPFYVRLGRLKTPLILGDDYQFVLGEAATLRQGIDATIIACGLMVARALEAAENLSQQGIDCRVLNMSTIKPLDIEAIVLAANETEAIVTAEEHLEHGGLGSKVAQVVVQHWAVPMAFVAIKDVFAKSGTPDELLQRYGLTAAEIEKAVKATVLRKK; translated from the coding sequence GTGAAAGTCAGGGAACAGTCCTCTACCAGAGAAGTCTACGGCAAGACTTTGGTGGCTTTAGGCAAAGAGAACCCGGACATCGTTGTTCTTGATGCTGACCTCTCGAAGTCAACCATGACCCAGTTCTTCGCCAGAGAATTCCCCCACCGTTTCTTTGATTGCGGTATTGCCGAGCAGAATATGATAGGCATTGCCGCCGGGTTGGCTGCTTCGGGGAAGATTGCCTTCGCCAGTACCTTTGCTGTGTTTGCCACCGGCCGCTGCTATGACCAACTGCGCATGTCTGTGGCGCAACCCCGCCACGATGTCAAGGTGGTCGCTACTCATGGCGGGATCAGTGTAGGAGAGGATGGCTTGTCTCACCACTCGATTGAAGACCTGGCTCTTGCCTGCTCTCTGCCCGGGTTCACTGTTGTTGTTCCTGCAGATGCTATTGAGACTGCTCAGGTAATTCGGGTGGCTGCGGCCACCAGGGGACCTTTCTATGTACGTTTGGGTCGTCTTAAGACTCCTCTTATTTTGGGCGATGACTATCAATTTGTATTGGGCGAAGCGGCGACTTTGAGACAGGGCATTGATGCGACTATTATTGCTTGTGGACTAATGGTTGCCAGGGCTCTGGAGGCAGCAGAGAACCTCTCACAACAGGGTATTGACTGCCGGGTACTGAATATGTCCACTATCAAGCCTTTAGATATTGAGGCTATTGTTCTGGCAGCTAATGAGACCGAGGCTATTGTTACGGCTGAGGAGCACCTGGAACATGGGGGGTTGGGGAGCAAGGTGGCTCAGGTCGTGGTCCAGCACTGGGCCGTGCCCATGGCTTTTGTAGCTATCAAGGATGTCTTTGCCAAATCAGGAACCCCTGATGAACTGCTGCAGCGCTATGGCTTGACTGCGGCTGAGATCGAGAAGGCAGTCAAGGCTACGGTTCTCAGGAAGAAATAG
- a CDS encoding MBL fold metallo-hydrolase has protein sequence MQQSDYGITFLGTAGARIMVASQILASGGLWFDFGGTEILLDPGPGTIVQTARRKLKATKLKAIILSHKHLDHSGDVNVMIEAMTEGGFRPGGVLFAPRDALDNDPVVLQYVRPFLERIEILQEGGSYHVDGVSFHTPLRHRHPVETYGIVFNAGNHTISCLVDTRYFDELCQHYKADLLILNVVRLEPGGPFDHLSVPDASEIIKNLKPKVAILNHFGMTMWRAKPWEVAQRLSEETGVRVIAARDGMRFDLAELG, from the coding sequence TTGCAGCAGTCTGACTATGGGATTACCTTCCTGGGCACGGCCGGTGCCAGGATAATGGTGGCCAGCCAGATACTGGCTTCAGGGGGACTCTGGTTTGATTTCGGAGGTACGGAGATATTGCTCGACCCCGGCCCCGGAACCATTGTTCAAACAGCCAGGCGCAAGCTCAAGGCTACGAAGCTGAAAGCCATCATCCTCTCTCACAAGCATCTGGACCATTCAGGCGATGTCAACGTTATGATCGAAGCCATGACCGAAGGCGGCTTTCGGCCGGGAGGAGTGCTCTTTGCTCCCAGGGATGCCCTCGACAATGACCCGGTGGTCCTGCAGTATGTGCGGCCCTTCCTGGAGCGCATCGAGATACTTCAGGAGGGGGGAAGCTATCACGTCGATGGTGTCTCTTTTCACACCCCGTTGAGACACCGCCACCCGGTGGAGACCTACGGCATAGTATTCAATGCTGGCAATCACACTATCTCCTGCCTTGTAGATACGCGCTACTTCGATGAACTCTGCCAACATTACAAGGCTGACCTTCTTATCCTCAACGTGGTCAGGCTGGAGCCGGGCGGCCCCTTTGACCACCTGTCAGTCCCGGATGCCAGCGAGATCATTAAGAACCTCAAGCCAAAAGTGGCCATCCTGAATCATTTCGGAATGACCATGTGGCGGGCTAAGCCCTGGGAAGTGGCCCAACGGCTCTCTGAGGAGACCGGTGTCCGCGTGATTGCTGCCAGAGACGGCATGAGGTTTGACCTGGCGGAATTGGGATAG
- a CDS encoding 4Fe-4S dicluster domain-containing protein: MSLMTIEQRLALNTYEVDTEPHIRLKEEICRQCERQSCLYVCPAECFKAREGKISFNHEGCLECGSCHISCSREAIEWSYPRGHFGVSYEYG; encoded by the coding sequence ATGAGTTTGATGACCATAGAGCAAAGGCTGGCACTCAACACATACGAAGTTGACACGGAACCCCATATTCGCCTGAAGGAGGAGATCTGCCGCCAGTGCGAACGGCAAAGTTGCCTCTATGTCTGTCCTGCGGAATGCTTTAAGGCACGGGAGGGCAAGATCAGCTTCAACCATGAGGGCTGCCTCGAATGCGGGAGCTGTCATATCTCCTGTAGTCGGGAGGCTATAGAGTGGTCCTATCCCAGAGGACACTTTGGGGTATCCTACGAGTACGGGTAG
- a CDS encoding sulfite exporter TauE/SafE family protein gives MEPGVVGILLVTGVVVGLGQGLLGVGGAFIMVPVMVAVFTGMDIPTDAAVKLAFGTSLLVIFPTAVFSSWAHHRRGAVWWKAAIVLGIAAAAGSVLGATLTSRFISGSVIKVVFGAVVILASVRLLTSKLSDAEEDPDMNPLVWACCGFLLGMVSGLLGIGGGIIMVPVMTIVLKFRMHRAVGTSTAVMLFSSSAGALGYILNGLGVSGLPAQSVGYFNFPAWICLATTSIVMTQVGAWMAHRLKGDILRIAFSVVMLFVGLSMVGAFDWLGWP, from the coding sequence TTGGAACCTGGTGTTGTTGGCATATTGCTTGTAACCGGTGTGGTGGTTGGCCTGGGCCAGGGGCTCTTGGGCGTTGGCGGTGCTTTCATCATGGTTCCGGTGATGGTGGCCGTCTTCACCGGTATGGACATTCCTACCGATGCAGCAGTGAAACTGGCCTTTGGCACCAGTTTATTGGTTATATTCCCCACGGCTGTGTTTAGTTCATGGGCCCACCATCGAAGGGGAGCGGTCTGGTGGAAGGCGGCTATTGTTCTTGGTATCGCGGCGGCAGCAGGGTCAGTATTAGGCGCAACACTGACTTCGCGGTTCATCAGCGGGAGTGTGATAAAGGTTGTTTTTGGGGCAGTGGTCATTCTTGCCAGCGTGAGGCTGCTCACATCGAAGTTATCGGACGCTGAGGAGGATCCGGATATGAATCCCCTGGTTTGGGCTTGTTGCGGGTTCCTCCTAGGAATGGTCAGCGGCCTCCTTGGAATTGGCGGTGGGATAATAATGGTGCCTGTGATGACAATAGTGCTCAAATTCAGGATGCATCGGGCCGTGGGCACTTCGACAGCAGTGATGTTGTTTAGCAGTAGTGCGGGGGCATTGGGTTATATCCTGAACGGATTGGGTGTATCCGGACTGCCGGCTCAATCCGTAGGCTATTTCAATTTTCCTGCATGGATCTGTCTGGCAACGACCAGTATAGTCATGACGCAGGTTGGTGCGTGGATGGCGCACAGGCTCAAGGGAGACATACTGAGGATTGCTTTTTCTGTGGTGATGTTATTTGTGGGCCTGAGTATGGTGGGTGCATTTGATTGGCTGGGATGGCCATAG
- the prfA gene encoding peptide chain release factor 1 yields the protein MDKVSAKLETMEKRYEELNQLMASGTGQWQSSLAQEQAGIGPVVSKFRHHKKTLQQLEDTEQLLRDSPDPEMLALVKQEIEELKKRRDDLMQDLKVLLLPRDRSSEKSAIVEIRAGTGGEEAALFAADLYRMYSRYAQAKGWKTEIIDTSHSDRGGFKEIIFEISGKNAFGRLKHERGVHRVQRVPATEAGGRIHTSTATVAVLPEVEEVEINIKPDDLKMEFFARGGPGGQNVNKVATAVRILHIPTGLTVVCNEERSQLQNRTKAMALLRSRLFDNEQSKQQEEITKERHAQVGTAERAEKIRTYNFPQNRITDHRIGLTLHSLPAILEGALDELIDALAADERAKQLEEAFA from the coding sequence ATGGATAAGGTATCAGCCAAACTGGAGACTATGGAGAAGCGCTATGAGGAGCTGAACCAGCTCATGGCCTCCGGCACCGGGCAATGGCAGAGCAGCCTGGCTCAGGAGCAGGCTGGCATCGGGCCTGTGGTCTCCAAATTCAGGCACCACAAGAAGACCCTGCAGCAACTGGAGGACACGGAACAGCTTCTCCGGGACAGCCCAGACCCTGAGATGCTGGCCCTGGTGAAGCAGGAGATAGAAGAACTGAAGAAGCGCCGCGACGATCTGATGCAGGACCTCAAGGTATTACTCCTGCCCCGGGACCGCAGCAGTGAGAAGAGCGCCATTGTGGAGATCCGCGCCGGCACCGGTGGGGAGGAGGCAGCCCTGTTTGCTGCAGATCTGTACCGTATGTACTCACGCTACGCCCAGGCGAAGGGCTGGAAGACAGAGATTATTGACACCAGCCACAGCGACCGGGGAGGGTTTAAGGAGATCATCTTCGAAATCTCCGGGAAGAACGCCTTCGGTAGATTGAAGCATGAGCGAGGGGTGCACCGGGTGCAGCGGGTGCCTGCTACCGAAGCCGGAGGACGAATTCACACCTCTACGGCCACCGTTGCCGTCCTGCCCGAAGTAGAGGAGGTGGAGATTAATATCAAACCGGACGACCTGAAAATGGAATTCTTCGCTCGCGGTGGCCCCGGCGGACAGAATGTCAACAAGGTGGCTACCGCCGTGAGAATCCTCCACATCCCCACCGGGCTAACAGTGGTCTGCAATGAGGAGAGGTCCCAGCTTCAAAACCGCACGAAGGCCATGGCGCTGCTGCGTTCCCGCCTGTTCGACAATGAGCAGAGCAAACAGCAAGAGGAAATCACCAAGGAGCGCCACGCCCAGGTCGGCACTGCCGAGAGAGCGGAAAAGATCCGGACCTACAATTTCCCCCAGAACAGGATTACTGACCACCGTATTGGCCTGACCCTCCATAGTCTGCCGGCCATCCTCGAAGGTGCCCTGGATGAGTTGATCGATGCCCTGGCTGCCGATGAGAGAGCAAAGCAACTCGAGGAAGCTTTTGCGTGA
- the rtcA gene encoding RNA 3'-terminal phosphate cyclase, which yields MIQIDGSEKSGSGTIVRLAAALCTILGQELHLWNIRAKRDKPGLRPQHLQVVLACAQMCHGKVEKAEVGSHEIIYRPGKQLVGGVYEWDIGTAGSTTMLAMSLVLVGCFADKPSTFRISGGLFQDFAPSAYHMQQVLFPLLRRMGASAELEVKKPGYVPEGKGVIEVKVKPAEGRLRPLVLPQQGKVTGIKGIALSSHLAEQRVSQRMAEECRNRLREDSYHADIESRHDTQANQKGAILSIWAETDSGCLIGSDRAGRRGRSSEEIGRYVAGNLLQDLKTGATVDRYAADQLIPYCAVASGPSEYVIPAITEHVETNLWLVHRIMGSSTSLENNHVRIQGHQQSLR from the coding sequence ATGATCCAGATAGACGGCTCAGAGAAATCGGGCTCCGGCACCATTGTGCGTCTGGCGGCAGCCCTGTGTACCATCCTCGGCCAGGAATTGCACCTGTGGAATATCCGGGCCAAGAGGGACAAGCCAGGACTAAGGCCACAGCATCTCCAGGTGGTGCTGGCCTGTGCCCAGATGTGCCACGGCAAAGTGGAAAAGGCAGAGGTGGGGTCGCACGAGATAATCTACAGGCCAGGCAAACAGCTAGTGGGTGGCGTCTACGAGTGGGATATCGGCACTGCCGGCTCTACCACCATGCTGGCCATGAGCCTGGTACTGGTGGGGTGCTTCGCCGACAAACCCTCTACCTTCAGGATCTCCGGAGGCCTCTTTCAGGACTTTGCTCCCTCGGCTTACCACATGCAGCAGGTGCTGTTTCCGCTTTTGCGGAGGATGGGAGCCAGTGCCGAACTTGAGGTGAAGAAGCCTGGGTATGTGCCCGAGGGCAAAGGCGTTATTGAGGTGAAGGTCAAGCCAGCCGAAGGCAGGCTCAGGCCGTTGGTCCTGCCTCAGCAGGGGAAGGTAACAGGCATTAAAGGCATTGCCCTTTCCTCGCACCTGGCAGAGCAGAGGGTCAGCCAGAGAATGGCCGAGGAGTGCCGCAACAGGCTCAGGGAGGATAGCTACCACGCCGACATAGAATCAAGACACGACACCCAGGCTAATCAGAAAGGGGCTATCCTCAGCATATGGGCCGAAACCGACAGTGGCTGCCTCATCGGCTCCGACAGAGCGGGCAGAAGGGGAAGGAGTTCAGAGGAGATCGGCCGCTATGTGGCCGGAAACCTGCTCCAGGATTTGAAGACAGGGGCCACCGTGGATCGGTATGCGGCAGACCAGCTGATCCCTTATTGTGCCGTCGCCAGTGGCCCCAGCGAATACGTTATTCCAGCCATAACAGAGCATGTGGAGACAAACCTCTGGCTGGTGCACCGGATTATGGGTTCCAGTACTAGCCTAGAGAACAATCATGTCAGGATACAAGGTCACCAACAATCACTTCGATAA
- a CDS encoding FAD-dependent oxidoreductase — protein sequence MKERFDAIVVGGGPAGCAAAYTLAKGGLAVLLVERGRFAGVKNMTGGVLYGPVLHDLIPEFWKEAPVERHVSRHVITFLSEKTSVSIDFNSAGLDQPLYDGFTVLRARFDRWFADKVEQAGGVVITGVRVDDLLWDGQRVVGIVAGGDRIPAEVVIAADGVNSVMAGKAGLGVKLSPENVNQGVKEVIKMRREVIEERFNVAGDGGAAMHFLGFCTRGVHGGGFLYTNKESLSLGVVVQLQALIENNLKSVELLEGFKAHPAVRELIKGGTTVEYSAHLVPAGGLRMVPRLYTDGLLVTGDAAALVLATGRALEGLNFALASGMAAAETVKLAKAKGDFSKETLSQYEKLLAESFVLRDLKKFEQSADFLENQRLYSLYPGLACSLAEKIFRVDGKPKKTVWQLAREEMKGKVSLWQLLRDGLAARRTI from the coding sequence ATGAAGGAGAGATTTGACGCCATCGTGGTGGGAGGCGGCCCGGCTGGCTGTGCTGCTGCCTATACCCTGGCAAAGGGGGGTTTGGCGGTCCTTCTGGTGGAAAGGGGCAGATTCGCCGGGGTGAAGAATATGACCGGCGGCGTGCTCTATGGGCCGGTTCTCCATGATTTGATCCCCGAATTCTGGAAGGAAGCGCCGGTTGAGCGGCATGTCAGCCGCCATGTAATTACCTTCCTCTCTGAGAAGACATCCGTATCCATTGACTTCAACTCGGCAGGGCTTGATCAGCCTCTCTATGATGGTTTCACGGTGCTCCGGGCCAGATTTGACCGCTGGTTTGCCGATAAGGTGGAGCAGGCGGGAGGGGTGGTGATTACAGGGGTTCGGGTTGATGACCTCCTCTGGGACGGTCAGCGGGTGGTAGGGATAGTGGCTGGTGGGGATAGGATACCTGCGGAGGTGGTCATTGCGGCTGATGGGGTTAACTCCGTTATGGCCGGGAAGGCTGGCCTGGGTGTGAAGCTCTCCCCTGAGAATGTTAATCAGGGAGTGAAGGAAGTCATCAAGATGCGGCGGGAGGTTATAGAGGAGCGCTTCAATGTGGCTGGCGATGGTGGGGCCGCGATGCACTTCCTGGGTTTTTGCACTAGGGGTGTTCATGGCGGTGGTTTTCTCTACACCAACAAGGAGAGCCTTTCTCTGGGTGTGGTGGTGCAATTGCAGGCGCTCATTGAGAACAATCTCAAGAGCGTGGAGCTTCTGGAGGGTTTCAAGGCACACCCGGCAGTAAGGGAGTTGATCAAAGGTGGCACCACGGTGGAGTATTCTGCTCATCTGGTACCTGCCGGCGGCCTGAGGATGGTGCCTCGTTTATATACGGACGGTCTGCTGGTGACTGGCGATGCGGCGGCTCTGGTGCTGGCGACAGGCAGGGCGTTGGAAGGGCTGAATTTTGCCCTGGCCTCAGGGATGGCCGCGGCGGAGACGGTGAAGCTGGCCAAAGCAAAAGGTGATTTCAGCAAAGAGACACTCTCTCAGTATGAGAAGCTGCTGGCGGAGAGTTTTGTCCTTCGGGACTTGAAGAAATTCGAACAGTCTGCCGACTTCCTGGAGAATCAGCGCCTCTACAGCCTCTATCCCGGCCTGGCCTGCAGCCTGGCGGAGAAGATATTCAGGGTTGATGGGAAACCGAAGAAGACCGTGTGGCAGTTGGCCCGGGAAGAGATGAAGGGGAAGGTCTCTCTCTGGCAGTTGCTTCGGGACGGCCTGGCAGCCAGGAGAACGATATGA
- a CDS encoding transketolase, translating to MGKDQTTNQDLEAVAKTLRRHIITMTAAAGSGHPGGSLSSVEIVTALFFRVLRHRPSEPHWADRDRFILSKAHAAPLLYAALAETGYMPVGELCTLRKLDSRLQGHPDKTCTPGVEMTCGSLGQGLSFGIGAALAARLNSQTYRVYVLLGDGECDEGQVWEAAMAAAHFKMDNLVAIIDHNELQIDGWNRQVMNLEPLPDKWRAFGWYVIEVNGHDLAQILAAFAQAEKVKGQPTAIIAHTIKGKGVSFMENNVDFHGKAPTPEEAERALKELA from the coding sequence GTGGGCAAAGACCAGACCACGAATCAGGACCTTGAGGCAGTAGCCAAAACTCTGCGCCGTCATATTATTACTATGACGGCTGCAGCAGGCAGCGGCCACCCGGGTGGTTCGCTTTCATCTGTAGAGATTGTAACTGCTCTTTTCTTCCGTGTGTTACGCCATCGACCCTCGGAGCCCCATTGGGCTGATCGTGACCGGTTCATTCTGAGCAAGGCGCATGCTGCGCCGTTGCTCTATGCTGCTCTCGCTGAAACTGGGTATATGCCTGTAGGAGAGCTGTGTACCTTGAGGAAGCTGGATAGCAGGCTTCAGGGCCATCCTGATAAGACTTGCACGCCCGGAGTAGAGATGACTTGTGGTTCCCTGGGCCAGGGACTGTCCTTTGGTATCGGTGCTGCCCTGGCTGCCCGCCTCAACTCTCAAACCTATCGGGTATATGTCCTTCTGGGTGACGGGGAATGTGACGAGGGGCAGGTCTGGGAGGCGGCGATGGCCGCAGCCCATTTCAAGATGGATAACCTGGTGGCTATTATTGACCATAATGAACTGCAGATCGACGGCTGGAACCGGCAGGTGATGAACCTTGAGCCCCTTCCCGATAAATGGCGTGCCTTTGGCTGGTATGTTATTGAAGTGAATGGTCATGACCTGGCCCAGATCCTGGCTGCTTTTGCGCAGGCAGAAAAGGTGAAGGGGCAGCCCACGGCGATTATTGCCCATACTATTAAGGGCAAGGGGGTAAGCTTCATGGAGAACAATGTGGACTTTCATGGCAAGGCCCCCACGCCGGAGGAAGCAGAGAGAGCGCTGAAGGAATTGGCCTAG
- a CDS encoding dihydroorotate dehydrogenase yields the protein MNLAVQLAPAHPRGLLLKNPVMTASGTFGYGTEYASFVDTRRLGAIVCKGTTLKPREGNPQPRIKETPAGLLNSIGLQNIGVEALIKEKAPLWASWQVPVIVNIAGESVDDYARLASRLDGVAGVSGLEVNIGCPNVKAGGMEFGKDPKAAATVTKAVKAATSLPVIVKLTPNVTDIVKIALAVSEAGADAVCLINTLRGMAIDTDTRKPSLGNICGGLSGPAIKPIALYMVYEVAGQVKIPIVGCGGISSAEDALEFIMAGASAIEVGTAQFANPRALLDVLEGIERFMQKEGVNELSEIIGAARH from the coding sequence ATGAATCTGGCTGTCCAGCTAGCTCCTGCCCACCCCCGAGGACTCCTCTTGAAAAACCCGGTGATGACGGCCTCCGGCACCTTCGGCTATGGCACAGAGTACGCCAGTTTCGTTGACACCCGGAGATTGGGGGCTATCGTCTGCAAGGGAACCACCCTCAAGCCGCGTGAGGGAAACCCCCAGCCGCGCATAAAGGAGACCCCGGCCGGCCTGCTCAACTCAATAGGGCTGCAAAACATCGGTGTAGAGGCCTTAATCAAGGAGAAGGCCCCACTCTGGGCCTCATGGCAGGTGCCTGTCATTGTCAATATTGCCGGTGAATCCGTGGATGATTATGCCAGACTGGCCTCCAGATTAGATGGCGTAGCCGGAGTCAGCGGCCTCGAGGTGAATATCGGCTGCCCCAACGTGAAAGCAGGGGGCATGGAATTCGGCAAAGACCCAAAAGCGGCTGCCACCGTGACCAAGGCGGTGAAAGCAGCCACCTCTCTGCCCGTTATAGTGAAGCTGACCCCCAACGTGACGGATATCGTCAAGATTGCCCTGGCGGTGAGCGAGGCCGGTGCCGATGCTGTCTGCCTGATCAACACGTTAAGGGGAATGGCCATCGATACTGACACCCGGAAACCGTCCCTGGGCAACATCTGCGGCGGACTATCCGGGCCAGCCATAAAACCCATCGCCCTGTATATGGTCTATGAGGTCGCCGGGCAGGTGAAGATCCCGATTGTGGGCTGCGGGGGCATCAGCTCCGCTGAGGATGCTCTGGAGTTCATCATGGCCGGCGCCAGTGCTATTGAGGTGGGCACCGCCCAGTTCGCAAACCCTCGTGCTCTGCTCGACGTCCTCGAAGGCATAGAACGATTCATGCAGAAAGAAGGGGTAAACGAACTCTCCGAGATTATTGGCGCGGCCCGGCACTAG
- the prmC gene encoding peptide chain release factor N(5)-glutamine methyltransferase yields MTLREALKQAEAAIASRGIPDARIEAELLLMHSLGIRKAELYTRLEEPLPPSKAEMFRGLVEQRLQHEPAAYILKQCQFYGIDLYIDPRAIIPRPETELLVENALDFIKQRFPKGQLCTVADVGTGSGAIAIALALHLPQARVYATDISPDALEVARINCRQHGVEKQVHLLIGDILQPLPEPVDVIVANLPYVKDSDLPRLMPEIRDFEPAAALAGGADGLDKVRQLLSQAGQKLLPRGAILLEIGLGQGQAALALSRKHFPDSRIDLIPDLAGIDRVLKVLT; encoded by the coding sequence GTGACCCTCAGGGAAGCACTGAAGCAAGCCGAAGCCGCTATCGCCTCCCGCGGTATTCCTGACGCCCGTATTGAAGCCGAGCTGCTCCTGATGCATTCCCTGGGCATCAGGAAGGCTGAACTATACACCAGGCTGGAGGAGCCACTGCCTCCTTCAAAGGCCGAGATGTTCCGGGGCCTGGTAGAGCAGCGCCTCCAACATGAGCCTGCGGCTTACATCCTGAAGCAATGCCAATTCTACGGGATCGATCTGTACATCGATCCCCGTGCGATCATCCCCAGGCCCGAGACCGAGCTGTTGGTGGAGAATGCGCTGGACTTCATCAAACAACGCTTCCCAAAGGGACAGCTCTGCACTGTGGCTGACGTAGGAACAGGGAGCGGCGCTATCGCCATCGCCCTTGCCTTGCATCTGCCCCAGGCCAGGGTCTATGCCACAGATATCTCGCCTGATGCCCTGGAGGTGGCCCGCATCAACTGCCGCCAGCATGGAGTGGAAAAACAGGTACACCTCCTGATCGGGGATATACTTCAGCCTCTCCCCGAACCGGTGGACGTCATCGTGGCCAATCTGCCTTATGTCAAGGATTCGGATTTGCCCCGGTTGATGCCCGAGATCAGGGATTTTGAGCCAGCCGCTGCTCTGGCCGGCGGTGCAGACGGATTAGACAAGGTACGCCAGTTGCTCTCGCAGGCCGGGCAGAAGCTCCTTCCCCGGGGGGCCATTTTACTGGAGATAGGGCTTGGACAGGGGCAGGCAGCCCTGGCCCTGTCCAGGAAACACTTCCCCGATAGCAGGATAGACCTGATCCCTGACCTTGCGGGTATTGACCGGGTCTTAAAGGTACTGACTTAG